In the genome of Cydia strobilella chromosome Z, ilCydStro3.1, whole genome shotgun sequence, one region contains:
- the LOC134754227 gene encoding major facilitator superfamily domain-containing protein 6 translates to MVTSNMKVNKKLLPVKGHYFLFNAGTAPLVPYLSTYARQLGFSSATVGLIYTILPIFGLVAKPLFGVIADRFRIQKSIFILFQIVTIVSFGAIYLIPESDSLATVGISCSSGLSYLQSCYVEEKMIDWDKLDKLGKENVTAACQMTCDMTSPKMWQTICEHWHIPQYCYSATDSINYTAYVASSTVRDNCAYIAANNVSLEGKFYTPRCNIGSDYVDINEPCNLQCDNAALSGVIGSRTANMTCGNQTLNYKLCVNDTSLEKMPANISSKCEAHCDLDSTTPWRLMEICDGWYADDAESCQPKTRQGQALPSELSFTGYVELETAMNVSSCVYVRLKNVAIPNGDSQSVHYPYCASHELFQTSCKINCNNSQLNEMFQAAAESLNTGSQYTRQFWMFFVLMVLSWVGMAVVVTFADAICFNILGAKVSQYGKQRLWGSVGWGIFSLLTGALIDVFSEGEYKNYAVAFVLMFVFMLGDVIVSCFIKIESTKMSVSILADVGSLLSSLPTVIFLLWTIAVGLCTGLLWSFLFWHLEDISKQNGSGSEYDKTLQGLVSAIQTFGGEIPFMFVSGYILKRLGHINMMTLVLFAFGVRFILYSLLSNAWWVLPIEMFQGITFGMFYPTMASYAKVVSPPGTETTVQGLTGAIFEGVGTSLGSFIGGLLYDQYGSWKTFLWFGIGSLVFCVVHVVVQCLVKDRTAGTPQGGYMSIIRYEQPGDMVCIMEDHLEGREMQLR, encoded by the exons ATTTAGGATACAGAAATCAATTTTCATACTATTTCAAATAGTAACTATTGTGAGCTTCGGCGCCATATACTTAATACCGGAGTCCGACAGCCTTGCCACCGTGGGTATTTCTTGTAGTAGTGGATTGTCTTACCTGCAGAGCTGTTATGTGGAGGAGAAAATGATAGATTGGGATAAATTAGACAAGCTAGGCAAAGAAAACGTCACGGCGGCATGTCAG ATGACATGTGACATGACCTCACCAAAGATGTGGCAAACGATATGCGAACACTGGCACATACCACAGTACTGTTACAGTGCCACAGACAGCATAAACTATACGGCGTACGTGGCCAGCTCCACTGTGCGCGACAACTGCGCATACATAGCGGCTAACAACGTCTCGCTAGAAG GCAAATTTTATACCCCCCGCTGCAATATTGGAAGCGACTACGTGGACATAAACGAGCCCTGTAACCTGCAATGCGACAACGCCGCCCTGTCCGGAGTGATAGGCAGTCGCACCGCGAACATGACTTGCGGGAATCAGACCCTGAACTACAAACTATGCGTGAACGATACCTCGTTGGAAAAGATGCCTGCGAATATTAGCAGTAAATGTGAG GCGCATTGCGACTTAGACTCGACGACCCCGTGGCGTCTCATGGAAATATGCGACGGTTGGTACGCCGACGACGCCGAATCCTGCCAGCCGAAGACCAGGCAGGGGCAGGCGCTGCCATCTGAACTGTCGTTCACTGGATACGTTGAACTAGAGACCGCGATGAACGTTAGCAGCTGCGTTTATGTTAGACTTAAAAACGTGGCCATTCCCAACG GCGATTCGCAGTCTGTACATTATCCGTATTGCGCATCACACGAGCTGTTTCAGACGTCGTGTAAAATCAATTGCAATAACTCTCAG TTGAATGAGATGTTCCAAGCAGCGGCAGAGAGCCTCAATACGGGCAGCCAGTACACCAGGCAGTTCTGGATGTTTTTCGTACTTATGGTACTCAGCTGGGTTGGCATGGCGGTCGTTGTTACCTTCGCTGATGCCATCTGcttcaatattttag GCGCAAAAGTGTCCCAATACGGCAAGCAGCGCCTATGGGGCTCGGTGGGCTGGGGTATATTCTCTTTGCTCACTGGCGCGCTCATAGACGTGTTCAGCGAGGGCGAGTACAAGAACTACGCCGTCGCGTTTGTGCTCATGTTCGTGTTCATGCTCGGTGACGTCATCGTGTCGTGTTTCATAAAG ATCGAATCCACAAAAATGTCCGTGAGCATTCTCGCCGATGTCGGATCCCTGCTATCCTCTCTACCCACTGTGATATTCCTTCTATGGACCATAGCAGTCGGTCTCTGCACAGGTCTGCTATGGTCGTTCCTGTTCTGGCATTTAGAGGACATTTCGAAGCAAAACGGCAGTGGCTCGGAGTACGACAAGACTCTGCAAGGGCTGGTCAGCGCTATACAGACGTTTGGAGGCGAGATACCGTTCATGTTTGTGTCTG GTTACATACTAAAGCGTCTAGGCCATATAAACATGATGACACTTGTGCTATTCGCGTTCGGCGTGCGCTTTATACTTTACTCGCTGTTGAGCAACGCGTGGTGGGTTCTGCCCATAGAGATGTTTCAGGGCATCACCTTCGGCATGTTCTACCCCACCATGGCGTCCTACGCTAAGGTCGTATCGCCGCCCGGCACTGAAACCACTGTGCAG GGTCTAACAGGAGCGATATTCGAAGGCGTCGGAACTTCCCTCGGAAGTTTCATCGGCGGCCTCCTCTACGACCAATACGGGAGTTGGAAGACGTTCCTATGGTTTGGGATCGGGTCCCTCGTTTTCTGCGTTGTCCACGTCGTCGTCCAGTGCCTGGTGAAGGACAGAACGGCAGGAACACCGCAAG GTGGCTACATGTCCATCATAAGATATGAGCAGCCCGGAGATATGGTGTGTATAATGGAGGATCACCTAGAAGGCAGGGAAATGCAGTTGCGGTAG